The proteins below come from a single Streptomyces sp. M92 genomic window:
- a CDS encoding putative quinol monooxygenase — protein sequence MAYAVVAHYRCAPADEDAVRAALLKAREATRAEPANQLYEVHAVAEQPGGFLLYERYDDVAGFEAHKAAPHFEEQIVETVWPLLTDRSVTFAEVL from the coding sequence ATGGCTTACGCAGTCGTCGCCCACTACCGCTGCGCGCCCGCCGACGAGGACGCGGTGCGTGCCGCGCTGCTGAAGGCGCGCGAGGCGACCCGCGCGGAACCGGCGAACCAGCTGTACGAGGTGCACGCCGTGGCCGAGCAGCCCGGCGGGTTCCTGCTGTACGAGCGGTACGACGACGTCGCCGGGTTCGAGGCGCACAAGGCTGCGCCGCATTTCGAGGAGCAGATCGTCGAGACCGTGTGGCCGCTGTTGACGGACCGGTCGGTGACCTTCGCCGAAGTGTTGTGA
- a CDS encoding aldehyde dehydrogenase family protein has product MRTLETLLGGEWATTGEWIDVHDPADVRAPVARVPALSAKDVAGAYDQAEQGFGVWKRTSPFERARVLTEAARLIRERLDEIAADVTAENGKTLAEARGEAGKAADFLDYYAGLARQGYGTLLHDARPDTRTHTQREPIGVILVISPWNDPLITPARKLAPLLATGNAAVFKPATDTPMSGLHFARALHDAGLPAGVLNVVTGRTREIEEALLDDPRIAGITFTGSNEVGNSIRRRLGDRNVRFQGELGGKNASVVLKDADLPSAARSVVAGSFGQAGQRCTATSRVVVERPAYEEFTRLLVAEVEKLKVGPGSDPATTMCPLSSPKQRDSVLADLYKAVEEGAVVLTGGDADTEGDHAHGCYVRPTVLGDVTPEMAVWRDEVFGPVLAVRAVDDFAQAVQAVNDSVYGLAAAVFTRDIGAAYRFVDEAECGQIAVNHPTPGWDVHLPFGGFHDSGTGYKEQGEEVLRFSTRVKTVAINFGA; this is encoded by the coding sequence ATGCGCACACTGGAAACACTCCTGGGCGGAGAGTGGGCGACGACCGGTGAGTGGATCGACGTCCACGACCCGGCCGACGTCCGCGCCCCTGTGGCCCGGGTCCCGGCACTGTCCGCCAAAGACGTCGCCGGGGCCTACGACCAGGCCGAGCAGGGTTTCGGCGTCTGGAAGCGCACCAGCCCCTTCGAGCGGGCCCGGGTCCTCACCGAGGCCGCCCGCCTGATCCGCGAGCGGCTCGACGAGATCGCCGCCGACGTCACCGCCGAGAACGGCAAGACGCTGGCCGAAGCCCGCGGCGAGGCGGGCAAGGCCGCCGACTTCCTCGACTACTACGCCGGCCTCGCCCGCCAGGGCTACGGCACCCTCCTGCACGACGCCCGCCCCGACACCCGTACGCACACCCAGCGCGAGCCCATCGGCGTCATCCTGGTCATCAGCCCCTGGAACGATCCGCTGATCACCCCGGCCCGCAAGCTCGCCCCGCTGCTCGCGACCGGCAACGCGGCCGTGTTCAAGCCGGCCACGGACACGCCGATGTCCGGACTGCACTTCGCGCGCGCCCTGCACGACGCGGGACTGCCGGCCGGCGTGCTGAACGTCGTCACCGGCCGCACCCGGGAGATCGAGGAGGCGCTTCTCGACGACCCGCGGATCGCCGGCATCACCTTCACCGGCTCCAACGAGGTCGGCAACTCCATCCGCCGCCGCCTCGGCGACCGCAACGTCCGCTTCCAGGGCGAGCTGGGCGGCAAGAACGCCTCCGTCGTCCTGAAAGACGCCGACCTGCCGTCTGCCGCGAGGAGCGTCGTCGCCGGCTCCTTCGGCCAGGCCGGCCAGCGCTGCACCGCCACCAGCCGGGTGGTCGTCGAGCGGCCGGCGTACGAGGAGTTCACCCGGCTGCTGGTCGCCGAGGTCGAGAAGCTCAAGGTGGGTCCGGGCAGCGACCCGGCGACCACCATGTGCCCGCTGTCCAGCCCCAAGCAGCGCGACAGCGTCCTCGCCGACCTGTACAAGGCGGTCGAAGAGGGCGCGGTGGTCCTCACCGGCGGCGACGCCGACACCGAGGGAGACCACGCGCACGGCTGCTACGTGCGGCCGACCGTGCTCGGCGACGTCACCCCCGAGATGGCCGTCTGGCGCGACGAGGTCTTCGGTCCGGTCCTCGCCGTCCGCGCCGTCGACGACTTCGCACAGGCCGTCCAGGCCGTCAACGACTCCGTGTACGGCCTTGCCGCAGCCGTCTTCACCCGCGACATCGGCGCCGCCTACCGCTTCGTCGACGAGGCGGAGTGCGGCCAGATCGCGGTCAACCATCCGACGCCCGGCTGGGACGTGCACCTGCCCTTCGGAGGCTTCCACGACTCCGGCACCGGCTACAAGGAACAGGGCGAAGAGGTCCTGCGCTTCTCCACCCGCGTCAAGACGGTCGCCATCAACTTCGGCGCCTGA
- a CDS encoding methionine synthase II (cobalamin-independent)-like protein, whose translation MADTFNYRIDHHGSLVRPAELTAARAAGDPEALKEAETAAVEEAVILQRKLRSTVVTDGDHPREDFRGAVLGTVSGFRRTDEAGPDGLVRWVAESLPKVNGPLLPDYGSRLTGLTVIAPKATLPSPAYLAATTYQDGLGVTSARELGEALAEIVRAEIALLVSQGVRLIQLNNPLLLDQVAADPAAAPGALSFEDALAVDALAVRLDERPEGVRIGVAPGWAAPAAVDRGRAERLYTAVPADRWVLPFDQGTEAEVDLVRALPEERDFCLGVVDATRPELEDVDTVMSRIDPLEAFKDLEDAAVSPSRGFADVADRPLLSAEDQRRKLVLVETVARYCWGNEF comes from the coding sequence ATGGCGGACACGTTCAACTACCGCATCGACCACCACGGCAGCCTGGTGCGCCCCGCCGAACTCACCGCCGCCCGCGCGGCCGGTGACCCGGAGGCGCTGAAGGAGGCCGAGACCGCGGCGGTCGAGGAGGCGGTGATCCTCCAGCGCAAGCTGCGCTCCACCGTCGTCACCGACGGCGACCACCCCCGCGAGGACTTCCGCGGCGCCGTGCTCGGCACCGTCTCGGGCTTCCGCCGTACCGACGAGGCGGGCCCCGACGGCCTGGTCCGCTGGGTCGCCGAGTCCCTGCCGAAGGTCAACGGCCCGCTGCTGCCCGACTACGGCAGCCGGCTCACCGGGCTGACGGTGATCGCCCCCAAGGCCACGCTGCCGTCCCCGGCCTACCTCGCGGCGACGACGTACCAGGACGGCCTCGGCGTGACCTCCGCCCGGGAACTCGGCGAAGCGCTGGCAGAGATCGTCCGGGCCGAGATCGCACTGCTGGTCTCCCAGGGAGTCCGCCTGATCCAGCTGAACAACCCGCTCCTGCTGGACCAGGTCGCCGCCGATCCGGCCGCCGCCCCCGGCGCGCTGTCCTTCGAGGACGCCCTTGCGGTGGACGCCCTGGCGGTACGGCTGGACGAGCGCCCCGAGGGCGTGCGGATCGGCGTGGCGCCCGGCTGGGCGGCGCCGGCCGCCGTGGACCGGGGCCGCGCCGAGCGGCTGTACACGGCCGTCCCCGCGGACCGCTGGGTACTGCCTTTCGACCAGGGCACCGAGGCCGAGGTGGATCTCGTACGGGCGTTGCCCGAGGAGCGGGACTTCTGCCTGGGCGTGGTAGACGCCACCCGGCCCGAACTGGAGGACGTCGACACGGTGATGTCCCGGATCGACCCGCTCGAGGCGTTCAAGGACCTGGAGGACGCCGCGGTCTCCCCGTCCCGCGGCTTCGCCGACGTCGCGGACCGGCCGCTGCTGAGCGCCGAGGACCAGCGCAGGAAGCTCGTCCTGGTGGAGACGGTCGCTCGCTACTGCTGGGGCAACGAGTTCTGA
- a CDS encoding Ldh family oxidoreductase: MTDSPNPKPGKVLVPAENLRVFAAALLQKGGLSPDHAGTTAEVFVWAAQRGVDSHGIARVPAYLELLAKGIANASPEIRLESSTPAAVVLDADRAPGPVALTAAAEEAVTRARTTGIAAVGVRRTVHTGAIGRYVSRIAEQGLVGLAFVAGMPNMGYTGVKGAAVATSPLAIAVPADGRAPLLLDMATATIALGKIRQAKASGTPLPEGAAATEDGTPTTDPERAVMPLPLGGAKGSGMSLAFELLTSVLVGAPIFADFHSGDPKGRKHRQNALLIAVDPAAFGGAEPFAESVETTLATLKTLTPADGAEGVYYPGERSAAVAAERSANGIPVAPKVWKQLTEAAGELGVALPALAGERARSTARVVTERPHRYAKQLVSHLGRRAETSWDDERGEGRLLFQDGVGTLSAGDSALLLTVEAEGGSLERLEAVVGRHLVRFGTKDELVVEWLRDGGEPGGAYRAE; the protein is encoded by the coding sequence ATGACCGACTCACCGAACCCCAAGCCAGGCAAGGTCCTGGTTCCCGCGGAGAACCTGCGGGTTTTCGCCGCCGCCCTGCTCCAGAAGGGCGGCCTGAGCCCCGACCACGCCGGCACCACCGCCGAGGTGTTCGTCTGGGCCGCACAGCGCGGCGTCGACTCGCACGGCATCGCCCGCGTCCCCGCCTACCTGGAACTGCTTGCCAAGGGCATCGCCAACGCCAGCCCCGAGATACGGCTGGAGTCCTCCACGCCGGCCGCCGTCGTTCTCGACGCCGACCGCGCGCCCGGTCCGGTGGCCCTGACCGCGGCCGCCGAGGAGGCCGTGACGCGGGCCAGAACCACCGGCATCGCCGCCGTCGGCGTGCGTCGCACCGTGCACACGGGAGCCATCGGCCGCTACGTGTCGAGGATCGCCGAACAGGGCCTGGTCGGCCTGGCGTTCGTCGCCGGCATGCCCAACATGGGGTACACCGGGGTCAAGGGCGCCGCGGTGGCCACCAGCCCGCTGGCGATCGCGGTGCCCGCCGACGGCCGCGCCCCGTTGCTCCTCGACATGGCCACCGCCACCATCGCCCTCGGGAAGATCCGCCAGGCCAAGGCGTCCGGCACCCCGCTGCCCGAGGGCGCCGCCGCCACCGAGGACGGCACTCCGACGACGGACCCCGAGAGGGCCGTGATGCCGCTGCCGCTCGGCGGGGCCAAGGGGTCCGGGATGTCACTCGCCTTCGAGCTGCTGACCAGCGTGCTGGTCGGCGCGCCCATCTTCGCCGACTTCCACTCCGGCGACCCCAAGGGCCGCAAGCACCGCCAGAACGCCCTGCTGATCGCCGTCGACCCGGCTGCCTTCGGCGGCGCCGAGCCGTTCGCAGAGTCGGTCGAGACCACCCTGGCCACCCTCAAGACCCTGACCCCGGCGGACGGCGCCGAAGGCGTGTACTACCCCGGCGAACGCAGTGCCGCCGTCGCCGCCGAGCGGTCCGCGAACGGCATCCCGGTCGCCCCGAAGGTGTGGAAGCAGCTGACCGAGGCTGCCGGCGAGCTCGGCGTGGCCCTGCCCGCCCTCGCCGGCGAGCGGGCCCGCTCCACGGCACGGGTGGTCACCGAGCGGCCGCACCGCTACGCCAAGCAGCTCGTGAGCCACCTCGGCCGCCGCGCCGAGACCTCATGGGACGACGAAAGGGGCGAAGGTCGGCTGCTGTTCCAGGACGGCGTGGGCACCCTCTCCGCCGGGGACAGCGCGCTGCTGCTGACGGTCGAGGCGGAGGGTGGCTCTCTGGAACGGCTGGAGGCGGTCGTCGGACGCCATCTCGTCCGCTTCGGCACCAAGGACGAGCTGGTGGTGGAATGGCTGCGCGACGGCGGCGAGCCCGGCGGGGCCTACCGGGCGGAGTGA
- a CDS encoding type II toxin-antitoxin system death-on-curing family toxin: MLAIARTVNGTEHRVRDMGLPVSAIERPGRPPLPEKAAVLLHSVARNHALIDGNERTAWLAMRVFLRFNGVSPSTVPPPVSVAGPFVEDGAQDHVDVPSIAKRL, from the coding sequence ATCCTGGCCATCGCTCGCACGGTCAACGGCACCGAGCACAGGGTGCGCGACATGGGCCTTCCGGTGTCAGCGATCGAGCGCCCCGGACGTCCCCCGCTGCCAGAGAAGGCTGCGGTACTGCTGCACTCCGTCGCCCGCAATCATGCGCTGATCGACGGCAACGAGCGCACCGCCTGGCTCGCCATGCGTGTTTTCCTGCGGTTCAACGGCGTCAGCCCCAGTACCGTCCCGCCGCCCGTTTCCGTTGCCGGGCCGTTCGTCGAGGACGGCGCACAGGACCACGTCGATGTACCGTCAATTGCCAAGCGCCTGTAG
- a CDS encoding amidohydrolase family protein: MFVVDTQIHIWKEETPDRPWVPGARERIRLNGHREDPFSYEEALELMDEAGVNRALILPPSWEGNRIDYALEACEAHPDRFGIMARVPQDNEAEGTAMLKDFAQNPHIKGTRLTFHRPQDRNWMIDGTNDWYWPIAEQLGIPTMVHAPIWKRELGEIAAKHPGLKIIIDHMGIMARCVDDAIGYWVSETADLAAHPNIYVKVSALPGYSTQPFPNNNIQKYVREMVDKMGPQRCFYGTDITRLLGHGITYTDTIEQFTKHWDFTPEELEWIMGRGISEVLNWPIEG, from the coding sequence ATGTTCGTCGTCGACACCCAGATCCACATCTGGAAGGAAGAGACCCCGGACCGCCCCTGGGTCCCGGGCGCCCGTGAGCGCATCCGCCTCAACGGCCACCGAGAGGACCCCTTCTCGTACGAGGAGGCCCTGGAGCTGATGGACGAGGCCGGCGTCAACCGGGCGCTGATCCTCCCGCCGTCCTGGGAGGGCAACCGCATCGACTACGCCCTGGAGGCGTGCGAGGCACACCCGGACCGCTTCGGCATCATGGCCCGCGTCCCGCAGGACAACGAGGCCGAGGGGACGGCGATGCTGAAGGACTTCGCCCAGAACCCGCACATCAAGGGCACCCGGCTCACCTTCCACCGCCCGCAGGACCGCAACTGGATGATCGACGGCACCAACGACTGGTACTGGCCGATCGCCGAACAGCTCGGCATCCCGACCATGGTCCACGCCCCGATCTGGAAGCGCGAGCTGGGCGAGATCGCCGCCAAGCACCCCGGACTGAAGATCATCATCGACCACATGGGCATCATGGCCCGCTGCGTCGACGACGCCATCGGATACTGGGTCTCGGAGACCGCCGACCTGGCCGCCCACCCCAACATCTACGTGAAGGTCTCGGCGCTCCCGGGCTACTCGACGCAGCCCTTCCCGAACAACAACATCCAGAAGTACGTCCGCGAAATGGTCGACAAGATGGGACCGCAGCGGTGCTTCTACGGCACCGACATCACCCGTCTGCTCGGGCACGGCATCACCTACACCGACACGATCGAGCAGTTCACCAAGCACTGGGACTTCACGCCCGAGGAGCTTGAATGGATCATGGGCCGAGGTATCTCCGAGGTCCTGAACTGGCCGATCGAGGGCTGA
- a CDS encoding alpha/beta fold hydrolase, producing MPYADSDGTSIYYERHGSGPAIVFVHGSGGHHAAWWQQVAALRDEFTVVTVDLRGFGKSDSSMPEFDGQDFPGDVVAVLEAEDLTDAMLVGQSIGSVAALRAGLLRRGRVSSVVLGHSLGGISHPELKELAAADRAEAVKLPVIDRLLTKEFQTGRADLTFLFQQMGTFNVARMQDLRNLDTDGPSLEEIRESGVKVAFLAGEKDAVLSVKTVTRAHELVEGSHLEIVPGAPHSMYWETPEPYNAAVARLRRTLTAPKEAA from the coding sequence ATGCCCTACGCCGACTCCGACGGCACCTCCATCTACTACGAGCGCCACGGCAGCGGCCCGGCGATCGTGTTCGTGCACGGCAGCGGCGGCCACCACGCGGCCTGGTGGCAGCAGGTCGCCGCGCTGCGCGACGAGTTCACCGTCGTCACCGTCGACCTGCGCGGCTTCGGCAAGTCCGACAGCTCCATGCCCGAGTTCGACGGCCAGGATTTCCCCGGTGACGTCGTCGCGGTCCTGGAGGCCGAGGACCTCACCGACGCCATGCTGGTCGGTCAGTCCATCGGCTCCGTCGCCGCCCTGCGCGCCGGCCTGCTGCGCCGCGGCCGGGTCTCCTCCGTCGTCCTCGGCCACTCGCTGGGCGGCATCAGTCACCCCGAGCTGAAGGAGCTGGCCGCCGCCGACCGCGCCGAGGCCGTGAAGCTCCCGGTCATCGACCGGCTGCTGACCAAGGAGTTCCAGACCGGCCGCGCCGACCTGACCTTCCTGTTCCAGCAGATGGGCACGTTCAACGTCGCCAGGATGCAGGACCTGCGCAACCTCGACACCGACGGCCCCAGCCTGGAGGAGATCCGGGAGTCGGGCGTCAAGGTCGCCTTCCTCGCCGGCGAGAAGGACGCCGTCCTGAGCGTCAAGACCGTCACCCGCGCCCACGAACTGGTGGAGGGATCGCACCTGGAGATCGTCCCCGGTGCTCCGCACTCCATGTACTGGGAGACGCCCGAGCCGTACAACGCGGCCGTCGCCCGCCTGCGCCGCACCCTGACCGCACCGAAGGAAGCCGCATGA
- the lhgO gene encoding L-2-hydroxyglutarate oxidase, whose product MADETIGIVGAGIVGLATGREIALRRPGARVVVLEKEQQVSLHQTGHNSGVVHAGIYYTPGSLKANLTVRGVALLREYCQGRELPYREIGKLVMAVRQDELGRMENLYERAKNNHVPDLRRVSKDEIKELEPNAGGIAALHSPRTAITDYPAIAREFAKDITDAGGEVKLGFPVTGITNVPGGIEVASGQQRLKVDRLILCAGLQSDSVARLAQDKQEPRIIPFRGEYMLLKPDRTHLVRGLVYPVPDPRYPFLGVHFTPRVDGTVEVGPNAVLALAREGYKLTKISPKDLLGLAAYPGSWRMAAQHWRTGVKEYRGSLSTTAFMKDAGLYVPGVGAGDVVRGGAGVRAQALDRDGTLVDDFRIHQVGRITAVRNAPSPAATASMAIAEHIVGAVFGGA is encoded by the coding sequence ATGGCTGACGAGACGATCGGCATCGTCGGCGCCGGCATCGTGGGTCTGGCCACGGGTCGCGAGATCGCGCTCAGGCGCCCCGGCGCCCGTGTCGTGGTGCTGGAGAAGGAGCAGCAGGTCTCGCTGCACCAGACCGGTCACAACTCGGGCGTCGTGCACGCGGGCATCTACTACACGCCGGGCAGCCTCAAGGCGAACCTGACGGTGCGCGGTGTGGCACTGCTGCGCGAGTACTGCCAGGGCCGGGAGCTGCCCTACCGGGAGATCGGCAAGCTGGTGATGGCGGTCCGCCAGGACGAGCTGGGCCGTATGGAGAACCTCTACGAGCGGGCCAAGAACAACCACGTGCCCGACCTGCGGAGGGTCTCCAAGGACGAGATCAAGGAGCTGGAGCCCAACGCCGGCGGCATCGCGGCCCTGCACTCCCCGCGCACCGCGATCACCGACTACCCGGCGATCGCTCGGGAGTTCGCCAAGGACATCACCGACGCGGGCGGCGAGGTCAAGCTCGGTTTCCCCGTCACCGGCATCACCAACGTGCCGGGCGGCATCGAGGTGGCCTCCGGACAACAGCGCCTCAAAGTGGACCGGCTGATCCTGTGCGCCGGCCTGCAGTCGGACTCCGTGGCCAGGCTCGCCCAGGACAAACAGGAACCCAGGATCATCCCGTTCCGGGGCGAGTACATGCTGCTCAAGCCGGACCGCACCCACCTCGTCCGCGGCCTCGTCTACCCGGTGCCGGACCCCCGATACCCGTTCCTCGGGGTCCACTTCACCCCCCGGGTCGACGGAACGGTGGAGGTCGGGCCCAACGCCGTTCTGGCACTCGCCAGGGAGGGCTACAAGCTCACCAAGATCTCCCCGAAGGACCTGCTCGGCCTCGCCGCCTATCCGGGTTCCTGGAGGATGGCGGCCCAGCACTGGCGCACCGGCGTCAAGGAGTACCGCGGTTCGCTGTCCACCACAGCCTTCATGAAGGACGCGGGCCTCTACGTCCCTGGCGTCGGCGCGGGGGACGTGGTCCGCGGCGGAGCCGGCGTACGGGCCCAGGCCCTGGACCGGGACGGCACCCTCGTGGACGACTTCCGCATCCACCAGGTGGGCAGGATCACCGCCGTGCGCAACGCGCCCTCGCCGGCGGCCACCGCCTCCATGGCGATCGCCGAGCACATCGTCGGCGCCGTCTTCGGCGGGGCCTGA
- a CDS encoding thiamine pyrophosphate-dependent enzyme yields the protein MTDSNNRPGVDGGDAVVSAFKAVGADYIFCSSGSEWAPVWESLARRHRDGEPAPEYLDLTHETVAVGMATGYGLVERRPQGVLLHAAPGLLQGSMAVHGALLAGVPMVVTSSESTTYGDGPGQDPGGQWYRNLSIVGGPHHVAQPFTKWSNEAAGIHTLPTMITRAAELAWRAPAGPAYLNVPLEILLEEWDGREAKPIVQPGSMHSSPEEVDPVAAMIREAKNPVIVTETAGREAGGFEALVTFAEAWNIPVVEPDSAVCGNFPRTHPLHAGNDIGPWMDEADLILLVNCRAPFYPPSRRPAKAKIVVIDQVPQRPHIVYQVLFADVYLEGNVANTLRQLAKRAKDLDEETVTARRAAQEERHAAEQAAIAAAEAKAAQSEGVDPVLVAANLRKLLAGSGGVVVDETITHSRVVKRHVQTADPDSYFYVQGGLGQGIAVALGVKLAVKQRPVVLTIGDGAFTYNPVIPSYDAAKAYDLPVLIVVFNNRVYKSMNLNHRRFYPEGAAADTGEWLGTDLHRLPRLAGFAEPFGMHTETVDTADALAPALERALKAVADGTTAVVDVLVTR from the coding sequence ATGACGGACAGCAACAACAGGCCGGGCGTCGACGGCGGTGACGCCGTCGTCTCCGCCTTCAAGGCCGTCGGCGCCGACTACATCTTCTGCTCATCGGGGTCCGAGTGGGCCCCGGTGTGGGAGTCGCTGGCCCGGCGTCACCGCGACGGTGAGCCGGCGCCGGAGTACCTGGACCTGACCCACGAGACGGTGGCGGTCGGCATGGCCACGGGGTACGGCCTGGTCGAGCGCCGCCCGCAGGGCGTGCTCCTGCACGCCGCCCCGGGCCTGCTCCAGGGCTCGATGGCGGTGCACGGCGCCCTTCTCGCCGGTGTCCCGATGGTGGTCACCTCCTCGGAGTCGACCACGTACGGCGACGGCCCCGGGCAGGACCCGGGCGGGCAGTGGTACCGCAACCTCTCCATCGTGGGCGGACCGCACCACGTGGCACAGCCGTTCACCAAGTGGTCCAACGAGGCCGCCGGCATCCACACACTGCCCACCATGATCACCCGGGCGGCGGAGCTGGCCTGGCGGGCTCCGGCGGGCCCCGCCTACCTGAACGTCCCGCTGGAGATCCTTCTGGAGGAGTGGGACGGCCGCGAGGCCAAGCCCATCGTGCAGCCGGGCTCCATGCACAGCTCGCCCGAGGAGGTCGACCCGGTCGCGGCGATGATCCGCGAGGCGAAGAACCCCGTGATCGTCACCGAGACGGCCGGCCGCGAGGCGGGCGGCTTCGAAGCACTGGTCACCTTCGCCGAGGCCTGGAACATCCCGGTCGTCGAGCCCGACTCGGCGGTCTGCGGCAACTTCCCGCGCACCCACCCCCTGCACGCCGGCAACGACATCGGACCGTGGATGGACGAGGCGGACCTGATCCTCCTGGTCAACTGCCGCGCCCCCTTCTACCCGCCGAGCCGCAGGCCGGCCAAGGCGAAGATCGTCGTCATCGACCAGGTGCCGCAGCGACCGCACATCGTCTACCAGGTGCTCTTCGCGGACGTCTACCTGGAGGGCAACGTCGCCAACACGCTGCGCCAGCTGGCCAAGCGGGCCAAGGACCTCGACGAGGAGACCGTCACCGCACGCCGTGCGGCGCAGGAGGAACGCCACGCCGCCGAGCAGGCCGCCATCGCCGCAGCCGAGGCGAAGGCGGCACAGTCCGAGGGCGTCGACCCGGTCCTGGTCGCCGCCAACCTGCGCAAACTGCTCGCCGGTTCCGGCGGCGTCGTCGTCGACGAGACCATCACCCACAGTCGCGTCGTCAAGCGGCACGTGCAGACCGCCGACCCCGACTCGTACTTCTACGTGCAGGGCGGACTCGGCCAGGGCATCGCGGTCGCCCTCGGCGTGAAACTGGCCGTCAAGCAACGCCCCGTCGTACTCACCATCGGCGACGGCGCCTTCACCTACAACCCGGTTATCCCGTCGTACGACGCGGCGAAGGCCTACGACCTGCCGGTGCTGATCGTGGTCTTCAACAACCGTGTCTACAAGTCCATGAACCTCAACCACCGCCGCTTCTACCCCGAGGGCGCGGCTGCCGACACCGGCGAGTGGCTCGGCACCGACCTGCACCGGCTGCCCCGGCTCGCCGGCTTCGCCGAACCCTTCGGCATGCACACCGAGACCGTCGACACCGCAGACGCGCTCGCTCCCGCTCTCGAGCGCGCCCTCAAGGCTGTGGCGGACGGCACCACCGCCGTCGTCGACGTCCTCGTCACCCGCTGA
- a CDS encoding helix-turn-helix domain-containing protein: MARTSRAAAEGNPGMWRREAGTIIRRALALPEQAASGAITAGSHVPCVPTEWAPHSHPSHELVWVRGGTVTSRVQDRVFTVSEGYGLWMPAGVVHGGRATAGAEFHDAFFAPDRTPFAFGGPRTITMTPLLESLLTHLARTDLDDAARARAESVVFDVLQPSEQQFALPLPPSNGRIDAIAEALLADPADRRSLEEWARALGISDRTITRAFRQTTGLSFAQWRQLLRVHRALALLSEGFDVMTVSETLGYAQPSSFIAAFRRVMGTTPGNVRNPVSAVHNS; encoded by the coding sequence ATGGCCCGAACGTCTCGCGCTGCCGCAGAGGGGAACCCCGGGATGTGGCGGCGTGAGGCCGGCACCATCATACGGCGGGCCCTCGCCCTTCCGGAGCAGGCGGCGAGCGGCGCCATAACGGCCGGCTCCCACGTACCGTGCGTGCCCACCGAGTGGGCGCCGCACTCCCACCCCTCCCACGAACTCGTCTGGGTCCGCGGTGGCACGGTCACCTCCCGCGTACAGGACCGCGTCTTCACCGTGTCCGAGGGGTACGGGCTGTGGATGCCCGCCGGAGTGGTGCACGGAGGGCGGGCCACGGCGGGCGCGGAGTTCCACGACGCCTTCTTCGCCCCCGACCGTACGCCGTTCGCGTTCGGGGGGCCGAGGACGATCACGATGACGCCGCTCCTGGAGTCACTGCTGACCCATCTCGCTCGTACGGATCTCGACGACGCGGCCAGGGCGCGGGCGGAGTCGGTCGTGTTCGACGTGCTCCAGCCGTCGGAGCAGCAGTTCGCCCTGCCGCTGCCGCCCAGCAACGGCCGGATCGACGCTATTGCCGAGGCTCTGCTGGCCGACCCCGCCGACCGCCGGTCACTGGAGGAGTGGGCACGGGCGCTGGGTATCAGCGACCGCACGATCACCCGTGCGTTCCGCCAGACGACCGGCCTCTCCTTCGCGCAGTGGCGGCAACTGCTGCGGGTCCACCGCGCGCTGGCGCTCCTCTCCGAGGGCTTCGACGTGATGACGGTCTCCGAGACGCTCGGCTACGCGCAGCCCAGCTCCTTCATCGCCGCGTTCCGGCGGGTCATGGGCACCACCCCTGGGAATGTCCGGAATCCCGTATCGGCTGTCCATAACTCCTGA
- a CDS encoding GlcG/HbpS family heme-binding protein produces the protein MSNISLDAAEEIIAAAQKRAQQIGKAVSVAVVDAGGFVVAVRRPDGARPLTPDIARAKAYTAAVMQRPGKMLKKWQESQPVFFSQLSQLPGASMPILATEGSVTIKKDGEIIGGLGIAGGTADEDQVIADEVLQALGYELEFAAWGVAATPAPSASDAGKD, from the coding sequence ATGAGCAACATCAGCCTCGACGCCGCCGAGGAGATCATCGCCGCCGCCCAGAAGCGGGCCCAGCAGATCGGCAAGGCTGTGAGCGTCGCCGTCGTCGACGCCGGAGGCTTCGTCGTCGCCGTCCGCCGACCCGACGGCGCCCGCCCGCTCACTCCCGACATCGCACGTGCCAAGGCGTACACCGCGGCCGTCATGCAGCGTCCCGGCAAGATGCTGAAGAAGTGGCAGGAGAGCCAGCCCGTCTTCTTCTCCCAGCTCTCCCAGCTGCCCGGCGCATCGATGCCCATCCTCGCCACCGAGGGCAGCGTCACCATCAAGAAGGACGGCGAGATCATCGGCGGCCTCGGCATCGCCGGCGGCACCGCCGACGAGGACCAGGTCATCGCCGACGAGGTCCTGCAAGCCCTCGGCTACGAGCTGGAGTTCGCCGCCTGGGGCGTCGCGGCCACGCCCGCTCCCTCCGCTTCCGACGCCGGGAAGGACTGA